The following are encoded in a window of Streptomyces sp. SAT1 genomic DNA:
- a CDS encoding PPOX class F420-dependent oxidoreductase, whose protein sequence is MAQKMTDEEWRAFVSHGTRTGKLSTVRADGSPHVAPIWFLLDGDDVVFNTGKETVKGRNLVRDGRFALCVDDDRPPFTFVVVQGRARLSEDLDEVRHWAARIGARYMGEERAEEFGERNGVPGELLVRAAIDKVVAVRDLAD, encoded by the coding sequence ATGGCACAGAAGATGACCGACGAGGAATGGCGGGCGTTCGTCTCGCACGGCACCCGCACCGGCAAGCTGTCGACCGTCCGGGCCGACGGAAGCCCGCATGTGGCGCCGATCTGGTTCCTGCTCGACGGGGACGACGTGGTCTTCAACACCGGGAAGGAGACGGTGAAGGGGCGCAATCTGGTGCGGGACGGCCGGTTCGCGCTCTGTGTGGACGACGACCGGCCGCCGTTCACCTTCGTGGTGGTGCAGGGCCGGGCCCGGCTCTCCGAGGACCTGGACGAGGTCCGGCACTGGGCGGCCCGGATCGGCGCCCGCTACATGGGCGAGGAGCGCGCCGAGGAGTTCGGGGAACGCAACGGCGTGCCGGGAGAGCTTCTGGTCCGGGCCGCGATCGACAAGGTCGTGGCGGTGCGGGACCTCGCCGACTGA
- a CDS encoding roadblock/LC7 domain-containing protein, producing the protein MEHNRTLGWLLDDLTERVGDVRHALVLSTDGLVTGASTGLRREDAEHLAAVASGLHSLAKGSGRHFGAGSVRQTMVEFDDAVLFVTAAGAGSCLCVLSSAEADIGLIAYEMTRLVNRVGEHLDVATRQPERPPTTDL; encoded by the coding sequence ATGGAGCACAACCGCACACTCGGTTGGCTGCTGGACGACCTGACCGAGCGGGTGGGGGACGTCCGGCACGCCCTGGTCCTGTCCACCGACGGACTGGTCACCGGAGCCAGCACGGGCCTGCGCCGCGAGGACGCGGAGCACCTGGCCGCCGTCGCGTCCGGCCTGCACAGCCTCGCCAAAGGGTCCGGGCGCCATTTCGGCGCGGGGTCGGTACGGCAGACGATGGTCGAGTTCGACGACGCGGTGCTGTTCGTGACCGCCGCCGGCGCGGGCAGCTGCCTGTGCGTCCTCAGCAGCGCCGAGGCCGACATCGGCCTGATCGCCTACGAGATGACCCGGCTGGTGAACCGGGTCGGCGAGCATCTCGACGTCGCCACTCGCCAACCCGAGCGTCCCCCCACAACTGACCTCTGA
- a CDS encoding oxygenase MpaB family protein: MDPVTEATEIHRLTAVYEFPWDFTRALELALYRTYAVPSIGRLLAETAELTERSQKRYDDTALLLDAVIEHGFAGERGRTAIRRINQMHRSYDISNDDMRYVLCTFVVMPKRWIDAYGWRRLSRHETVAAAVHYRTLGRHMGIKDIPESYEEFEAHLDAYEKAHFGWDDRARTVSDATLGLMASWYPRPLAPLLRRATLALLDEPLLEAFRYDPPSALTRRFVRGAVRARGRAVRLLPPRRAPHFARQNWEIKSYPDGYRVADLGTRPVPGLRGCPVRHAGDSADGVVQ; this comes from the coding sequence ATGGATCCGGTGACCGAGGCGACGGAGATCCACCGGCTGACCGCGGTGTACGAGTTCCCGTGGGACTTCACCCGCGCCCTGGAACTGGCCCTCTACCGGACGTACGCCGTCCCGAGCATCGGCCGGCTGCTCGCGGAGACGGCCGAACTCACGGAGCGCTCCCAGAAGCGCTACGACGACACGGCGCTGCTCCTCGATGCCGTCATCGAGCACGGATTCGCCGGTGAACGGGGCCGCACCGCCATCCGGCGCATCAACCAGATGCACCGCAGTTACGACATCAGCAACGACGACATGCGCTACGTGCTGTGCACGTTCGTCGTGATGCCCAAGCGGTGGATCGACGCGTACGGCTGGCGCAGGCTGTCCCGGCACGAGACCGTGGCCGCCGCCGTCCACTACCGCACGCTCGGCCGGCACATGGGCATCAAGGACATCCCCGAGTCGTACGAGGAGTTCGAGGCGCACCTCGACGCCTACGAGAAGGCCCACTTCGGCTGGGACGACCGGGCGCGGACGGTCTCCGACGCCACGCTCGGCCTGATGGCCTCCTGGTACCCGCGCCCCCTCGCCCCGCTGCTGCGCCGTGCCACCCTGGCCCTGCTCGACGAGCCGCTGCTGGAGGCGTTCCGCTACGACCCGCCGTCCGCACTGACCCGCCGCTTCGTGCGTGGCGCGGTGCGCGCCCGGGGCCGGGCCGTCCGGCTGCTTCCGCCGCGCAGGGCGCCGCACTTCGCGCGGCAGAACTGGGAGATCAAGAGCTACCCGGACGGCTACCGGGTGGCCGATCTCGGCACCCGCCCCGTCCCCGGCCTGCGGGGGTGCCCGGTGCGGCATGCCGGCGACTCAGCCGACGGTGTCGTCCAGTGA
- a CDS encoding class I SAM-dependent methyltransferase: MSDDITHVQEFFTARAADWDSRFPDDGPAYAAAVAELGLGDGDRVLDAGCGTGRALPPLRAAVGVSGVVVGADVTPAMLEAAVRAGRDREGRLLLADVGALPFRTQSFDAVFAAGLVAHLPRPAENLRELRRVVRPGGMLALFHPIGRAALAARQGRRITPDDLRAEDRLRPLLAGSGWRMTSYVDEDARFLALAVREG, encoded by the coding sequence ATGAGCGACGACATCACGCACGTGCAGGAGTTCTTCACCGCCCGCGCCGCGGACTGGGACAGCAGATTCCCCGACGACGGCCCCGCCTACGCCGCCGCCGTCGCCGAGCTGGGACTCGGCGACGGCGACCGCGTGCTCGACGCGGGGTGTGGGACCGGACGCGCGCTGCCGCCGCTGCGCGCCGCCGTGGGCGTGTCGGGCGTGGTCGTGGGCGCCGATGTCACGCCGGCGATGCTGGAGGCCGCGGTGCGGGCCGGCCGCGACCGTGAGGGGCGGCTGCTGCTGGCCGATGTCGGCGCCCTGCCGTTCAGGACCCAGTCGTTCGACGCCGTCTTCGCGGCCGGTCTCGTCGCGCATCTGCCGCGGCCCGCGGAGAACCTGCGGGAGTTGCGGCGCGTGGTGCGGCCCGGTGGCATGCTCGCGTTGTTCCATCCGATCGGCCGGGCGGCGCTCGCGGCGCGTCAGGGGCGCCGGATCACACCGGACGACCTCCGCGCGGAAGACCGTCTCCGCCCGCTGCTGGCCGGATCGGGATGGCGCATGACGTCGTACGTCGACGAGGACGCCCGTTTCCTGGCGCTCGCCGTCCGAGAGGGCTGA
- a CDS encoding alpha/beta fold hydrolase: MRQAEFDGAGSMIRWTETPGAEPARVYVHGLGSISSVYHAHIAARPEVVGRRSLFVDLPGHGISDRPADFGYTLEEHADAVARALDEAELTGAELVAHSMGGAVAIVLAHRRPDLVSRLVLAELNLDPLPPASAGSSIIGSFDEEAFVDGGHARVLLQAGPVWPATLRLTDPRALHRSAVALRRGTRPTMRDMLLRLSVDRLCLQGELSGELPGRSGLEEAGVRVVTVPDAGHNIMFDNPDMFAAAVAGTL, translated from the coding sequence ATGAGGCAGGCCGAGTTCGACGGAGCGGGCAGCATGATCCGCTGGACCGAGACACCCGGCGCCGAGCCCGCGCGCGTGTATGTGCACGGACTCGGCTCGATCTCGTCGGTCTACCACGCGCACATCGCGGCCCGCCCCGAAGTCGTCGGGCGGCGCAGCCTCTTCGTCGACCTGCCCGGACACGGCATCAGCGACCGGCCCGCCGATTTCGGCTACACCCTGGAGGAGCACGCCGACGCCGTGGCCCGCGCACTGGACGAGGCGGAGCTGACCGGCGCCGAACTGGTCGCGCACAGCATGGGCGGGGCCGTCGCGATCGTGCTCGCCCACCGCAGGCCCGACCTCGTCTCCCGGCTGGTCCTCGCCGAGCTCAATCTGGACCCGCTCCCACCGGCGAGCGCGGGCAGCAGCATCATCGGCTCCTTCGACGAGGAGGCGTTCGTCGATGGAGGCCACGCGCGCGTGCTGCTCCAGGCGGGACCCGTGTGGCCGGCGACCCTGCGGCTCACCGACCCGCGCGCGCTGCACCGCAGCGCGGTGGCGCTCCGACGCGGCACCCGGCCCACGATGCGTGACATGCTTCTGCGCCTGTCCGTGGACCGCCTCTGCCTCCAGGGGGAACTGAGCGGCGAACTGCCGGGCAGAAGCGGTCTGGAGGAGGCGGGCGTACGCGTGGTGACCGTGCCGGACGCGGGCCACAACATCATGTTCGACAACCCGGACATGTTCGCGGCAGCTGTCGCCGGAACACTGTGA
- a CDS encoding DUF5709 domain-containing protein — protein MDSADGWGDDVYQPDDDSEVKEDTGVLDSEDTLENDGVEDPLDRGWSPPERPWAVEHTGVTAAERRRGETLDQRLSEELPDLAAPDGDGIGDCDGSDGELLDNEVGAGRSGRLVAPDEGVHEDEESALVATDVGIDGAAASAEEAAMHVVDEESL, from the coding sequence GTGGACAGCGCCGACGGATGGGGAGACGACGTCTACCAGCCCGATGACGACTCCGAGGTCAAGGAGGACACGGGGGTCCTCGACTCGGAGGACACGCTGGAGAACGACGGGGTCGAGGACCCTCTGGACCGCGGTTGGTCCCCTCCCGAGCGGCCGTGGGCCGTGGAGCACACCGGTGTGACGGCGGCCGAGCGCCGGCGGGGCGAGACCCTGGACCAGCGGCTGTCGGAGGAGCTGCCCGATCTCGCCGCGCCGGACGGCGACGGCATCGGTGACTGCGACGGCTCCGACGGGGAACTCCTGGACAACGAGGTCGGCGCCGGCCGCTCGGGCCGGCTCGTCGCGCCCGACGAGGGTGTGCACGAGGACGAGGAGAGCGCGCTGGTCGCCACGGACGTGGGCATCGACGGAGCAGCCGCCTCCGCCGAGGAGGCCGCGATGCACGTCGTCGACGAGGAGTCCCTGTAG
- a CDS encoding PadR family transcriptional regulator, with protein MLELAILGFLYDAPLHGYELRKRITALTGHVRPVAESTLYPAIKRLEKAGLLERATEPGAVAAPRHVLTLTDEGRRELRRRLAEPVQQDITDENRWFTVLAFLRHLDDPSDQAAVLRRRLSFLETPSSFFYEGDRPLRAEELGDPFRRGILTVARATSQAEVAWLRSTIDSLDDTVG; from the coding sequence ATGCTGGAGCTGGCCATCCTCGGATTCCTCTACGACGCCCCACTGCACGGCTATGAGCTGCGTAAACGCATCACCGCGCTGACGGGTCACGTACGGCCTGTCGCCGAGAGCACGCTCTACCCCGCGATCAAGCGGCTGGAGAAGGCCGGCCTGCTCGAACGGGCCACCGAACCGGGGGCCGTGGCGGCACCGCGCCATGTCCTCACGCTCACCGACGAGGGCAGGCGCGAGCTGCGCCGCCGCCTCGCCGAACCGGTCCAGCAGGACATCACGGACGAGAACCGCTGGTTCACCGTCCTGGCCTTCCTCAGGCACCTGGACGATCCGAGCGACCAGGCGGCCGTGCTGCGGCGCAGACTGAGCTTCCTCGAGACCCCTTCGAGCTTCTTCTACGAGGGCGACCGGCCGCTGCGCGCCGAAGAACTCGGCGACCCCTTCCGGCGCGGCATCCTCACCGTCGCGCGGGCCACCAGCCAGGCGGAAGTGGCATGGCTCCGCAGCACGATCGACTCACTGGACGACACCGTCGGCTGA
- a CDS encoding type B 50S ribosomal protein L31 yields MQQDKHPDYHSVVFRDRAAGYAFLTRSTASSDETIDWDDGETYPVVDVEISSESHPFYTGKARTVDSEGRVARFERRYGGGSGQG; encoded by the coding sequence ATGCAGCAGGACAAGCACCCCGACTACCACTCCGTGGTCTTCCGCGACCGGGCCGCCGGCTACGCCTTCCTCACCCGGTCGACCGCGTCCAGTGACGAGACCATCGACTGGGACGACGGGGAGACATACCCGGTGGTGGACGTGGAGATCTCCTCGGAGAGCCATCCCTTCTACACCGGCAAGGCCCGCACGGTCGACTCCGAGGGCAGGGTCGCCCGGTTCGAGCGCCGCTACGGGGGCGGTTCCGGCCAGGGCTGA
- a CDS encoding DUF6397 family protein, with protein sequence MSGTTITHESVSALEPVSGNPGASVGQSRAAKELGLKRREFELAVGLGHIRTLADDGGGGCRVERAEIERLRAQEGFPQALRDRVEAVGTRQAAQIMRMTTVRFTRLARLGLLVPVAFYLNRYRAVVWLYLADELRQFAADEKNTSLLTRPLAETLRDQLDAGVDLRPRNWRGRHLGFLLRQAADDPWAQAAAPASLLDPLQISEIVPDPYERAHLNRHRTRPQPHGAPGSPAADLVEHLSTAQDADEIAWLRADLAQSMREARAHRPAPRPAPHHADPASHHLVPGPASGRRPVGDRRRASDRRPALDSRRHAPERRRPPEPARKRSGHHPGQRPARCSHGLLGRLFRRGA encoded by the coding sequence ATGTCCGGCACCACCATCACGCACGAATCCGTATCCGCCCTCGAGCCGGTCTCCGGGAATCCCGGCGCGTCCGTCGGCCAGAGCCGAGCCGCCAAAGAACTGGGACTGAAGCGCCGCGAGTTCGAACTGGCCGTGGGCCTCGGCCACATCCGGACGCTCGCCGACGACGGCGGAGGCGGCTGCCGCGTGGAGCGAGCCGAGATCGAGAGGCTCCGGGCACAGGAAGGCTTTCCGCAGGCGCTGCGCGATCGGGTGGAGGCAGTGGGCACCAGGCAGGCCGCGCAGATCATGCGGATGACCACGGTCCGGTTCACCCGCCTGGCCCGGCTGGGTCTGCTCGTGCCCGTCGCGTTCTACCTCAATCGGTACCGGGCCGTCGTCTGGCTGTATCTCGCCGACGAGCTTCGGCAGTTCGCGGCGGACGAGAAGAACACCTCGCTGCTGACCCGGCCGCTGGCCGAGACGCTGCGGGACCAGTTGGACGCGGGCGTGGACCTGCGCCCGCGCAACTGGCGCGGGCGGCACCTGGGCTTCCTGCTCCGGCAGGCCGCCGACGACCCCTGGGCACAGGCGGCGGCCCCGGCGTCACTGCTCGACCCGCTCCAGATCTCGGAGATCGTCCCCGATCCTTACGAGCGCGCCCATCTGAACCGCCACCGGACCCGGCCGCAGCCGCACGGCGCGCCCGGTTCGCCCGCCGCCGACCTCGTCGAGCACCTCTCCACGGCGCAGGACGCCGACGAGATCGCGTGGCTCCGGGCCGACTTGGCGCAATCGATGCGGGAAGCCCGCGCCCACCGGCCCGCACCGCGCCCGGCGCCGCACCACGCCGATCCGGCATCCCACCACCTTGTCCCGGGGCCGGCCTCCGGCCGACGTCCGGTCGGAGACCGGCGGCGAGCCTCCGACCGGCGTCCCGCCCTCGACAGCCGACGGCACGCTCCGGAGCGACGCCGCCCGCCCGAGCCCGCTCGGAAGCGGTCCGGACACCACCCTGGGCAGCGGCCCGCACGATGCTCGCACGGACTGCTCGGACGGCTGTTCCGCAGAGGCGCCTGA
- a CDS encoding acyl-CoA thioesterase, with protein sequence MTNPAERLVDLLDLEQIEVNIFRGRSPQESLQRVFGGQVAGQALVAAGRTTDSDRPVHSLHAYFLRPGRPGVPIVYQVERVRDGRSFTTRRVTAVQQGRTIFNLTASFHKPEQGSFDHQLPPARKVPSPESLPTVADEVREHLGALPEQFERMARRQPFDIRYVDRLRWTTEEVEDAEPRSAVWMRAVGPLGDDPLVHTCALTYASDMTLLDAVRLPVEPLWGPRGFDMASLDHAMWFHRPFRADEWFLYDQESPIATGGRGLARGRIYDTGGRLLVSVVQEGLFRPV encoded by the coding sequence ATGACGAACCCGGCCGAGAGGCTTGTCGATCTGCTCGACCTGGAGCAGATAGAGGTCAACATCTTCCGCGGCCGCAGTCCGCAGGAGTCCCTGCAACGGGTCTTCGGCGGGCAGGTGGCCGGACAGGCTCTCGTGGCCGCCGGGCGCACCACGGACAGCGACCGCCCGGTGCACTCCCTGCACGCGTATTTCCTACGGCCGGGCCGCCCGGGGGTGCCGATCGTGTACCAGGTGGAGCGGGTGCGGGACGGGCGGTCCTTCACGACGCGCCGGGTCACCGCGGTGCAGCAGGGCCGCACGATCTTCAATCTGACCGCCTCCTTCCACAAGCCCGAACAGGGCAGTTTCGATCACCAGTTGCCGCCGGCCCGCAAGGTGCCGTCGCCGGAGTCCCTGCCGACGGTCGCCGACGAGGTCCGCGAGCACCTGGGCGCGCTGCCGGAGCAGTTCGAGCGCATGGCGCGCCGCCAGCCCTTCGACATCCGGTACGTGGACCGGTTGCGCTGGACCACCGAGGAGGTCGAGGACGCCGAACCGCGCAGCGCGGTGTGGATGCGCGCGGTCGGTCCGCTCGGCGACGATCCGCTGGTGCACACCTGTGCGCTGACATACGCCAGTGACATGACGCTGCTGGACGCCGTACGCCTGCCGGTCGAACCGCTCTGGGGTCCGCGCGGTTTCGACATGGCGTCGCTGGACCACGCCATGTGGTTCCACCGGCCGTTCCGGGCGGACGAGTGGTTCCTGTACGACCAGGAGTCACCGATCGCGACGGGCGGGCGGGGGCTGGCCCGCGGGCGCATCTACGACACCGGGGGGCGTCTGCTGGTGTCCGTCGTCCAGGAGGGTCTGTTTCGCCCGGTGTGA
- a CDS encoding DEAD/DEAH box helicase, with amino-acid sequence MTLIDQLPPTADPDALYEAFESWAQERGLTLYPHQEEALIEAVSGANVIVSTPTGSGKSMIAAGAHFAALARDEVTFYTAPIKALVSEKFFELCKLFGTENVGMLTGDASVNADAPVICCTAEVLASIALRDGKDADVGQVVMDEFHFYAEPDRGWAWQIPLLELPQAQFVLMSATLGDVSFFEKDLARRTGRPTAVVRSATRPVPLSYEYRRTPLTETLTELLQARQAPVYIVHFTQAQAVERAQALMSINMCSREEKEQIAELIGNFRFTTKFGRNLSRYVRHGIGVHHAGMLPKYRRLVEKLAQAGLLKVICGTDTLGVGVNVPIRTVLFTALTKYDGSRVRTLRAREFHQIAGRAGRAGFDTEGFVVAQAPEHVIENEKALSKAGDDPKKRRKVVRKKAPEGFVAWSDTTFDKLIASEPEPLTSRFRVTHTMLLSVIARPGNAFEAMRHLLEDNHEPRKQQLRHIRRAIAIYRSLLDGGIVEKLDRPDAEGRIVRLTVDLQQDFALNQPLSTFALAAFELLDPESPSYALDMVSVVESTLDDPRQILAAQQNKARGEAVAAMKADGVEYEERMERLQDVSYPKPLEELLFHAYDTYRKSHPWVGDHPLSPKSVVRDMYERALSFTELVSLYELARTEGIVLRYLASAYKALEHTVPDDLKSEDLQDLIAWLGEMVRQVDSSLLDEWEQLANPAEMTAEEAQEKADQVKPVTSNARAFRVLVRNALFRRVELAALDQVAELGEMDAESGWDEEAWGEAMDRYWDEYEDLGTGPDARGPKLLVIKEEPEHGLWRVRQIFDDPNGDHDWGISAEIDLAASDAEGRAIVRVTAVGQL; translated from the coding sequence GTGACCCTCATCGATCAGCTGCCGCCGACCGCCGACCCCGACGCCCTCTACGAAGCCTTCGAGTCGTGGGCCCAGGAGCGGGGTCTCACGCTCTACCCGCACCAGGAGGAGGCGCTGATCGAGGCGGTCTCCGGGGCGAACGTGATCGTGTCCACGCCCACCGGGTCCGGCAAGAGCATGATCGCCGCCGGTGCGCACTTCGCCGCCCTGGCCCGGGACGAGGTCACCTTCTACACCGCTCCGATCAAGGCGCTGGTGTCGGAGAAGTTCTTCGAGCTGTGCAAGCTGTTCGGCACCGAGAACGTCGGCATGCTCACCGGCGACGCCTCCGTGAACGCCGACGCGCCCGTCATCTGCTGCACCGCCGAGGTGCTGGCGTCCATCGCGCTGCGCGACGGCAAGGACGCCGACGTCGGCCAGGTCGTCATGGACGAGTTCCACTTCTACGCGGAACCGGACCGCGGCTGGGCCTGGCAGATCCCGCTGCTGGAACTGCCGCAGGCCCAGTTCGTCCTGATGTCGGCGACACTCGGCGACGTCTCCTTCTTCGAGAAGGACCTCGCCCGCCGCACCGGCCGCCCCACGGCCGTGGTCCGCTCGGCGACCCGCCCGGTCCCCCTGTCGTACGAGTACCGGCGCACCCCGCTCACCGAGACACTCACGGAGCTGCTGCAGGCGCGGCAGGCGCCCGTGTACATCGTGCACTTCACCCAGGCCCAGGCGGTGGAGCGGGCCCAGGCGCTGATGAGCATCAACATGTGCTCGCGCGAGGAGAAGGAGCAGATCGCCGAGCTGATCGGCAACTTCCGTTTCACCACCAAGTTCGGCCGCAACCTCTCCCGGTACGTGCGGCACGGCATCGGTGTCCACCACGCCGGCATGCTGCCCAAGTACCGGCGGCTGGTGGAGAAGCTGGCCCAGGCCGGTCTGCTGAAGGTGATCTGCGGTACGGACACCCTCGGTGTGGGGGTCAACGTCCCGATCCGCACGGTGCTGTTCACGGCGCTCACCAAGTACGACGGCAGTCGGGTGCGGACCCTGCGCGCCCGTGAGTTCCACCAGATCGCGGGCCGCGCCGGACGCGCGGGCTTCGACACGGAGGGCTTCGTCGTCGCGCAGGCCCCCGAGCACGTCATCGAGAACGAGAAGGCGCTCTCCAAGGCGGGCGACGACCCGAAGAAGCGCCGCAAGGTCGTCCGCAAGAAGGCGCCGGAGGGGTTCGTCGCCTGGTCGGACACCACCTTCGACAAGCTCATCGCCTCCGAGCCGGAGCCCCTGACGTCCCGTTTCCGGGTGACGCACACCATGCTGCTGTCGGTGATCGCGCGTCCCGGCAACGCCTTCGAGGCGATGCGGCATCTGCTGGAGGACAACCACGAGCCGCGCAAGCAGCAGTTGCGGCACATCCGGCGGGCCATCGCCATCTACCGCTCGCTGCTGGACGGCGGCATCGTCGAGAAGCTCGACCGGCCGGACGCCGAGGGCCGGATCGTGCGCCTCACGGTCGACCTCCAGCAGGACTTCGCGCTGAACCAGCCGCTGTCCACCTTCGCCCTGGCCGCCTTCGAGCTGCTGGACCCCGAGTCGCCGTCCTACGCGCTGGACATGGTGTCCGTCGTGGAGTCCACGCTGGACGACCCGCGGCAGATCCTGGCCGCCCAGCAGAACAAGGCGCGCGGCGAGGCCGTGGCCGCGATGAAGGCGGACGGCGTCGAGTACGAGGAGCGGATGGAGCGCCTCCAGGACGTCAGCTACCCCAAGCCGCTGGAGGAACTGCTCTTCCACGCCTACGACACCTACCGCAAGAGCCACCCGTGGGTCGGTGACCATCCGCTGTCGCCCAAGTCCGTGGTCCGGGACATGTACGAACGGGCGCTGTCCTTCACCGAGCTGGTCTCCCTCTACGAGCTGGCGCGGACCGAGGGCATCGTGCTCCGCTACCTGGCCAGCGCCTACAAGGCCCTGGAGCACACCGTCCCGGACGACCTGAAGTCCGAGGACCTCCAGGATCTGATCGCCTGGCTGGGCGAGATGGTGCGCCAGGTCGACTCCAGCCTGCTGGACGAGTGGGAGCAGTTGGCCAACCCGGCGGAGATGACCGCGGAGGAGGCACAGGAGAAGGCCGACCAGGTCAAGCCGGTCACCTCCAACGCGCGCGCCTTCCGCGTCCTGGTCCGCAACGCGCTGTTCCGCCGGGTGGAGCTCGCCGCCCTCGACCAGGTCGCCGAACTGGGCGAGATGGACGCCGAGTCCGGATGGGACGAGGAGGCGTGGGGCGAGGCCATGGACCGCTACTGGGACGAGTACGAGGACCTGGGTACCGGTCCGGACGCCCGCGGCCCGAAGCTGCTGGTGATCAAGGAGGAGCCGGAGCACGGGCTGTGGCGGGTGCGGCAGATCTTCGACGATCCGAACGGCGACCACGACTGGGGCATCAGCGCGGAGATCGACCTGGCCGCTTCGGACGCCGAGGGCCGTGCGATCGTGCGGGTGACCGCCGTCGGACAGTTGTGA
- a CDS encoding metal-dependent hydrolase, giving the protein MMGPAHSLSGAAAWLGVGAAAAAMDHPMPWPVVLVGALICAGAALAPDLDHKAATISHAFGPLSRWLCEIVDKLSYAAYKTTRKKGDPRRSGGHRTLTHTWLWAVLIGGGASVVAITGGRWAVLAILFAHMVLAIEGLLWRAARGSSSDVLVWLLAGTSAWILAGILDKPGNGSDWLFTAPGQEYLWLGLPIVLGALVHDIGDALTVSGCPILWPIPVGRRRWYPIGPPKAMRFRAGSWVELKVLMPVFMVLGGVGCAAALNVI; this is encoded by the coding sequence ATGATGGGACCAGCACACTCACTGTCGGGTGCCGCAGCCTGGCTGGGCGTCGGAGCGGCGGCAGCGGCGATGGATCACCCGATGCCCTGGCCGGTCGTGCTGGTCGGCGCGCTGATCTGCGCCGGGGCGGCCCTCGCCCCCGACCTGGACCACAAGGCCGCCACCATCTCGCACGCCTTCGGGCCGCTGTCGCGCTGGCTCTGCGAGATCGTGGACAAGCTCTCCTACGCGGCCTACAAGACGACACGCAAGAAGGGCGACCCGCGCCGTTCCGGCGGTCACCGCACGCTCACGCACACCTGGCTCTGGGCGGTGCTGATCGGTGGCGGTGCCTCCGTCGTGGCGATCACCGGCGGACGCTGGGCGGTCCTCGCGATCCTCTTCGCCCACATGGTCCTGGCCATCGAGGGGCTGCTGTGGCGGGCGGCCCGCGGCTCCAGCAGCGACGTCCTGGTGTGGCTGCTGGCCGGGACGAGCGCCTGGATCCTCGCCGGGATCCTGGACAAGCCGGGCAACGGCTCCGACTGGCTGTTCACGGCGCCGGGCCAGGAGTACCTGTGGCTGGGGCTGCCGATCGTGCTGGGCGCGCTGGTCCACGACATCGGGGACGCGCTGACCGTCTCCGGATGCCCGATCCTGTGGCCGATACCGGTGGGCCGCAGGCGCTGGTACCCGATCGGACCCCCCAAGGCGATGCGCTTCCGGGCGGGCAGCTGGGTCGAGCTCAAGGTGCTGATGCCGGTGTTCATGGTGCTCGGCGGAGTGGGCTGTGCGGCGGCGCTGAACGTCATCTGA